The Coregonus clupeaformis isolate EN_2021a chromosome 18, ASM2061545v1, whole genome shotgun sequence genome has a segment encoding these proteins:
- the LOC121587336 gene encoding coxsackievirus and adenovirus receptor homolog isoform X1, with product MVTLGKCLTCSRLQLAVMFVVTVYLNTDVTVAMQITSTGSQTIQRAQGETVMLGCTYTPAPSDTGELDIEWLNVHPDMTQKDQLVISYTGGQKLHYGDPSLSKRMDFTGDPALGDASVSISTVKASDTATYQCKVKKAPGVDMRKVTLVVMVPPSVPKCWVEGGEVKGADVSLRCKSSVGSIPLNYVWTRESGGAIPPTATQNSQTGELMIRNHSESYMGNYLCVVSNPVGKEQCKYTLHAYNPPNKAGIIAGAVIGALLLLLFLLLLIWLLVCCCHKRRYEKEVAHEIREDAPAPESRPASRNSSFRSVLDFRSNPGVVYSSVRKGQPKRTESDRRSFYTDSSLGTAAPSELKAPPLPPVLKCDSSYGHPV from the exons ATGGTCACTTTGGGAAAGTGCCTTACATGCTCAAGACTACAGTTAGCTGTGATGTTTGTGGTAACAGTTTATCTGAATACAG ATGTCACAGTGGCTATGCAGATAACATCCACAGGGTCTCAGACCATTCAGAGAGCCCAGGGGGAGACAGTCATGCTGGGATGCACCTACACCCCTGCCCCCTCTGACACAGGAGAACTGGACATTGAGTGGTTGAATGTCCATCCAGACATGACCCAGAAAGACCAGCTG GTCATATCTTATACAGGAGGGCAGAAATTGCATTACGGGGACCCCAGCTTGTCTAAGAGGATGGACTTCACAGGAGACCCTGCACTGGGAGACGCATCCGTCTCCATCTCTACAGTGAAAGCCTCAGACACAGCCACCTACCAGTGCAAAGTCAAGAAGGCACCGGGTGTCGACATGCGAAAAGTCACTCTGGTAGTGATGG TCCCTCCATCAGTGCCTAAGTGCTGGGTTGAAGGCGGCGAGGTGAAGGGAGCCGATGTCTCCCTCCGATGCAAGTCATCCGTGGGATCCATCCCCCTTAACTATGTCTGGACCAGAGAGAGTGGAGGGGCCATCCCGCCCACAGCAACACAAA ACTCTCAGACTGGAGAGCTGATGATAAGAAATCACTCAGAGAGCTACATGGGAAATTATCTGTGTGTGGTGTCGAATCCTGTGGGCAAAGAGCAGTGTAAATACACCCTGCACGCATACAACC CTCCCAACAAAGCAGGGATCATAGCGGGTGCTGTGATTGGTGCTCTGCTACTGTTGCTCTTCCTCCTGCTTCTCATCTGGCTTCTGGTCTGCTGCTGCCACAAGCGTCGCTATGAGAAGGAGGTTGCCCATGAAATCAG GGAGGACGCCCCAGCCCCAGAGAGCCGCCCCGCCAGCAGGAACTCCAGCTTCCGCTCTGTCCTAGACTTCCGCTCCAACCCTGGGGTGGTCTACAGCTCCGTGAGAAAAGGCCAGCCCAAGAGGACAGAGTCAGACCGCAGGAGCTTCTACACAGACAGTAGCTTAGGCACGGCCGCCCCCAGCGAGCTGAAAGCCCCTCCTTTACCACCTGTGCTGAAATGTGACAGCAGTTATGGCCACCCTGTGTAA
- the LOC121587336 gene encoding coxsackievirus and adenovirus receptor homolog isoform X2, with the protein MQITSTGSQTIQRAQGETVMLGCTYTPAPSDTGELDIEWLNVHPDMTQKDQLVISYTGGQKLHYGDPSLSKRMDFTGDPALGDASVSISTVKASDTATYQCKVKKAPGVDMRKVTLVVMVPPSVPKCWVEGGEVKGADVSLRCKSSVGSIPLNYVWTRESGGAIPPTATQNSQTGELMIRNHSESYMGNYLCVVSNPVGKEQCKYTLHAYNPPNKAGIIAGAVIGALLLLLFLLLLIWLLVCCCHKRRYEKEVAHEIREDAPAPESRPASRNSSFRSVLDFRSNPGVVYSSVRKGQPKRTESDRRSFYTDSSLGTAAPSELKAPPLPPVLKCDSSYGHPV; encoded by the exons ATGCAGATAACATCCACAGGGTCTCAGACCATTCAGAGAGCCCAGGGGGAGACAGTCATGCTGGGATGCACCTACACCCCTGCCCCCTCTGACACAGGAGAACTGGACATTGAGTGGTTGAATGTCCATCCAGACATGACCCAGAAAGACCAGCTG GTCATATCTTATACAGGAGGGCAGAAATTGCATTACGGGGACCCCAGCTTGTCTAAGAGGATGGACTTCACAGGAGACCCTGCACTGGGAGACGCATCCGTCTCCATCTCTACAGTGAAAGCCTCAGACACAGCCACCTACCAGTGCAAAGTCAAGAAGGCACCGGGTGTCGACATGCGAAAAGTCACTCTGGTAGTGATGG TCCCTCCATCAGTGCCTAAGTGCTGGGTTGAAGGCGGCGAGGTGAAGGGAGCCGATGTCTCCCTCCGATGCAAGTCATCCGTGGGATCCATCCCCCTTAACTATGTCTGGACCAGAGAGAGTGGAGGGGCCATCCCGCCCACAGCAACACAAA ACTCTCAGACTGGAGAGCTGATGATAAGAAATCACTCAGAGAGCTACATGGGAAATTATCTGTGTGTGGTGTCGAATCCTGTGGGCAAAGAGCAGTGTAAATACACCCTGCACGCATACAACC CTCCCAACAAAGCAGGGATCATAGCGGGTGCTGTGATTGGTGCTCTGCTACTGTTGCTCTTCCTCCTGCTTCTCATCTGGCTTCTGGTCTGCTGCTGCCACAAGCGTCGCTATGAGAAGGAGGTTGCCCATGAAATCAG GGAGGACGCCCCAGCCCCAGAGAGCCGCCCCGCCAGCAGGAACTCCAGCTTCCGCTCTGTCCTAGACTTCCGCTCCAACCCTGGGGTGGTCTACAGCTCCGTGAGAAAAGGCCAGCCCAAGAGGACAGAGTCAGACCGCAGGAGCTTCTACACAGACAGTAGCTTAGGCACGGCCGCCCCCAGCGAGCTGAAAGCCCCTCCTTTACCACCTGTGCTGAAATGTGACAGCAGTTATGGCCACCCTGTGTAA